A region of Ochotona princeps isolate mOchPri1 chromosome 2, mOchPri1.hap1, whole genome shotgun sequence DNA encodes the following proteins:
- the SH3BGRL3 gene encoding SH3 domain-binding glutamic acid-rich-like protein 3: MSGLRVYSTSVTGSREIKSQQSEVTRVLDGKRIQYQLVDISQDNALRDEMRALAGNPKATPPQIVNGDQYCGDYELFVEAVEQNTLQEFLKLA, from the exons ATGAGCGGCCTGCGCGTCTACAGCACGTCGGTCACCGGCTCCCGCGAA ATCAAGTCCCAGCAGAGCGAGGTGACTCGTGTCCTGGACGGAAAGCGCATCCAGTACCAGCTAGTGGACATCTCCCAGGACAACGCCCTGCGGGACGAGATGCGGGCCCTGGCGGGCAACCCCAAGGCCACCCCACCGCAGATTGTCAATGGGGACCAGTATTGTGGG GACTACGAGCTCTTTGTGGAGGCTGTGGAGCAGAACACGCTGCAAGAGTTCCTGAAGCTGGCCTGA